The nucleotide sequence AGAGCGCGACTGCCGTCTCCAAGCTGCCATCACAGGGCACAAGGAAACCAGAGAAGAGCTCGAAAAAATGGCGCGCGAGTACAAGGCCCTTGCTGACGGGCTGGAGGCGCGTCAGCGAGTGGACCAGCAACCGCCTTCCGGAGAGTAAGGCCGCCTGAGTTGGCGGCCTCTTCTGCTAACGTCACCTCGGCCCTTCCCGCCGTTCCGACGCGTGGTCAGTAGTCCCAGAAGACCGGGACCCAACGATAGGCGTCGCCATCGACCGCCACCCGGCCGACGGAGGGGAACGGCAGGTGAGTGGCCACCAGCATCTCGCCGGTCTCAGCCAGCTCCCGCAAAAGACGGACCCGGACGCGCGCCGCCTCCTCGGGGTCGTGCTCGAAACCGTTGTGCCAGTCGGGCTGGTCGAACCCGACGGTAAACACGGCGTCGCCGGCAAATGTCAGCGCGTCACCGCCGGACGCGAGGCGGACCACGCTGTGCCCGGGGGTATGGCCGCCGGTGCGGCGGACGACGACGCCCGGCGCCACCTCGTGCTCCTCATCGAACTGCCGCAGTTGATTGTGGTACTCTTTCACGAACCGCTTGGCGGCCGACCGAAGCGCGTCCGGGAATCCTGGCGGCATGGAAGTGCGGGAGAAATCGGGCGACTCCCAGAATTTGACCTCTGCGGCCGCCACGTGAATCTGCAGGTCCGGGCGCAGCCGGTCCTTCACCCCGTCGACGAGCAGCCCGCCGACGTGGTCCATGTGCATGTGGGTCAGTACCACGTCGGTCACGGACGCAAGATCGATCCCGGCGGCGTCCAGTCGCTTGATCAACTGCCCGGCCCGTGGCAAGTGCAAGTCGGGGTCGCCTCCCAATCCTGCGTCGATGAGGATGGTCCGACCGCCGCTGCGCACCAGAACCGCGTTCAGCGCCCAGTCGAAAGCGTCCTGCGGCAGGAACATGTCCTTCAGCCAGGCCGCCCGCACCGCCGGGTCGGCGTTGTGTCCCAACATCTTGGTGGGCAGCGGCAGCACCCCGTCGCTGACCACCAGCACGTCGATCTCGCCGACCTTCAGCGCGTAGCGCGACGGAACCAATTCGTCAGGCTTCGATCTAACTGCAGTATCTAGGCTCACGTTTGTCTCCTGCTGAGTGTTGCGGATCGTCTGGTTCATCTTTGAAAACTCCTGCGTTTGATCTGGACGTTCGATTCTGGACGGGTCGCGCTTCTCGCGTGCGAAGCGCGATCAACATTGGTGTTCAGAGATCGGTGACACGATCGGCGTGTCACCGTGATGGTCTATCGAACTTGACTTGCGACTGCCCCAGAGCGGTTGCGGTCCCTATAGGGCGATTGCTGCCAAGGATGCGCCTGCGCCAATCGCCCAGGCTTTCGCGGGACAAAGGCTCACTCGGGCAACAATGGTCGGCGTCGCAATGCGGCCGTACGGTCCTGCAATTAAGACAGTCCCAAGCCACCATCGATAGCGACCACCTGCCCCGTCATCCATTCCGAAGCTGGGCTGGCAAGCCGCACGATCCATTCTGCGACGTCGTCCGGAACGCCGCGCCGCCCGAGCGGGATGCGCGCGCGCTCCTGCTCCTTGATCGCCGCAGCCTGTTCCAAGGACAGCCCCATCATGCCGGTCAGAGCGCCTGATTCCGTTGGCCCCGCCGCGACGGCGTTCACCCGTATGCCAATTGGCGCAAGCTCCAGCGCCCAACAGTGGGTCAGGTGCTCCAAAGCCGCCTTACTGGCTGCATAGTGGGACAGTCCAGCCGCCGGCTTGTGACCGAAGGTGCTTGAGACATTGATGATCGTGCCCCGTGTTGCCTTCAGGTGAGGAAGAGCAGCGGCGGCGAGCAGACTTGGGCCGACCACATTCACGGAGAAAATGTCCATGATCCGATCGGCTGTCGCATCGGCCAGCGGGAGGATTGCCCCTGCGCCCGCGTTGTTGACCAAGGCGTCCACCTTGCCCCAGGTATCGACCGCCTTGGCGATTGTGCGCCTGGCATCTTCGGCCGAGGCGACATCTGCAACGAGACCGGCGATGTTCGCATGCTCGGCAATCGTTTCCTCGACGGGGCCGGGACGGCGGCCGGTCACGAGCACCTTGTCGCCTTGTCCGGCAAACCGTAGTGCCGCCGCCCGCCCGATGCCAGAGCTGCCACCCGTCACGATGACGACCTTTTCACTTTTCATCTTCGATCTCCTTCTTTGGTCTACTGGGCAGTCCAGCCGCCATCGAGCCAGGCTGCCGTGCGCTCGCGCGTGAGTTCGCGGCCGATGTCGTGTGAGACGCCTAGAGGTCAGTCACGCGCTCCGGATCGGCCGAGGCCAGCGCGGCGGCACGCTCGGCGCGCGGCGGATAGATCCAGACGGTGTTGATCTCCTGCTTGGTCTTCTTGGCGACGTCGCCGACCATCTCCACCTTGCGATCCCAGCCGCGGGTGAACAGCGCGCCTGCTTCGCCGAGATCGAGACAGGTGACGTAGGCCTTCTGGTGGTAGGGCTTGGTCGGAACACCCAGGAGCTCGGCGGCGGCATTGTTTCCGGCAAAGGCACCCATCCGCGTGGCGTGCTGGCATGACATCAGCGCGTAATTGCCGACCTCGTCGCATGCTGCCCTGGCGGCATCGCCGGTGGCGAAGACGCCAGGCACCGACAACACGCGTAGGTCGCGGTCGACCAGCAGCCGGCCGAAATTGTCGCGCTCGGCTGGGATCTGCGCGGTCAACGGAGCCGCGCGCATGCCGGCGGCCCAGATCACGGTCGCGCATTCGATGCGTTCGCCGTTCGAAAGCGTGACGCCGGACTTGTCCAGTTCGGCGACGCCAGCGCCAAGCCGGATCTCCACACCAAGCTTGCGCATTGCCTGTTCAATGATCGGACGCGGACCCTCGCCCATGTCGGGAGCGATCACACTGTTCCGATCGACGACGATGACGCGCGTCTTGGCCTCCTTGCCGAGGATCGCGCGAAGCCGCGCCGGCATCTCGGTGGCCGTCTCGATGCCGGTGAAGCCGCCGCCGGCCACAACGACCGTGTCGCGCCCGTTCCTTGCCGGTCGATCGGCCAGACTGTGCAGATGCCGGTCGAGGGCGATCGCGTCATCGAGCTGGTCAACGCTGAAGCCATGCTCGGCGAGACCAGGGATATTCGGACGGAAAAGCCGGCTACCGGTCGCCACAACCACTCGATCGTAGGAAAGACTCTTCTTGGTGCCCTTGGCCGTGACGATCTCCACCGTGCGGGATTTGGTGTTGATCGTCTCAGCGCTGCCTTGCACGTAGACAACATCGATGGCTCTAAGAACATCTTGGAGAGGTGCCGTCAGGGTCTCCGGCTTCGCTTCGTAGAGCCGTGGGCGGACCACCAGAGTCGGCTCTGGCGCGACCATCGCGATCTCGAGCTCTTCGGGTGATGCGCCTCTGATGTCGCGCAGGCGGGCAGCGGAAAGGGCGGCGTACATACCGGCGAAGCCGGCGCCGATGATGACGAGTCGCATATGATCTACTCCTGTGGTTGGGATGCTCGAACGCAAAAAGGCCGCCGGAAGACGACTAGGCCGAGATGAACGAGAGAAGCTCGGCGTTGATGATGTTGGCATGCGTCGTGCACAAGCCGTGCGGCAGCAGGTCGTAGATCTTCAGGATGCTGCGCTTCAAAAGCTTCGCCGAAAGAGGGGCAGAGTCTGCGACGGGCACGATCTGATCGTCCCCGCCATGCAGCACAAGCGTGGGCACGTTGATGTTCTTCAGATCCTCTGTGAAGTCCGTTTCCGAGAAGGCCTTGATGCCGTCATGGTGCGCCTTGGCGCTGCCCATCATCCCCTGGCGCCACCAGTTCCAGATGACCGCTTGCGACGCCTCCGTACCCGGTCGGTTGTAGCCGTAGAAGGGGCCGCTCGCGAAACCGAAATAGAACTGTGCACGATTCGCTGCGAGCTGAGCGCGCAGGTTATTGAACACTTCGATGGGCAAGCCGCCCGGATTGGCCTCCGTCTTCACCATCAATGGCGGTACGGCGCCGATGAGAACCAGTTTGGCTACGCGATCCCTGCCGTAACGCGCAACATAACGCGCGGCTTCACCGCCGCCAGTGGAATGGCCGACATGAATGGTGTTGCGAAGATCAAGATGCTCGACGACGGCTGCGGCATCAGCCGCGTAGTGATCCATATCATGGCCGTCGCTTGGCTGGCTCGAGCGCCCGTGACCGCGGCGATCATGGGCGATGACACGGTAGCCCTTGCCGACGAAGAAGAGCATCTGGGTCTCCCAGTCGTCGGAACTCAGCGGCCAACCGTGGTGAAAAACGATTGGTTGGGCGGACTTCGGTCCCCAGTCTTTGTAGAATATTTCCACGCCATCCTTGGTCGTGACGGAGGTCACGAGATTGGTCCCTCGAGCGCCAGATGTCGAAACATTGGTTTCTTTGCCGGCGGCCGAAGAGGAGCGAACAGTTAAGGAAGCCGCGTAGGTGAGCCCGCTCGCGAGCACGTTTCGCCGCGAGGCTTTTGCAAACTGACTGACGATCCAGGCCATTTGTTCATCTCCATGCAGTAGGCGTGGTCATGAAGATGATTTAGCTAATCAGGGTCCGCGCTGCCCCATAGCGATTGAGGTGTTTGCAGCGCGATTGCTGTTAACGCGATCGTCGCCGCCAATTGCTCGGCGTTTCGCCGGTCAGGCGCTTGAACGCGGCGGCGAAGGCAGTCTGGGAGCCATAGCCAAGCGCCGCTGCGACCGAGACCACGGATGCGTCGGGGTCACGCAGCATGTTCATGGCCTGCTCGAGCCGGTACTGGCGCAGCCAGGCATGGGGCGAAAGCCCGGTGCTTTCCTTGAAGGCGCGGCAGAAATGGAAGCGCGACAGGCCGGCATCGGAAGCCAGCGCATCGAGGGAGACGTCCGCATCGCTGTCCGAGCGCAACCGTTCGATGGCACGGAGCAGGACTTTCGGCGACAACCCACCGATGGTCGGCTGGAACGTGGTTGGCGAGCCGGCGTGCGCAACCAGGAGGCGCGTGGCCAGGAGATCCGTCAACTGATGCCTGAACAGCGTATCCAGGGCCCCATTGCCGTCTATGACATCGGCTGCGCTCAAGAGCAATCGAGATGTAAAGGGGTCGGGATGCGCCGTTCGCTCCATGAGATCGATCGGCGTGGCGATGTCGGCTTCGTTGGCGACGCGCTTCAGCGTTGCGTGAGGAAGATAGAGCTGGACGACATCAACAGGCTTGGGAATATCCCATCGGGAGCTTGATCCTTCCGGAATGATGATCACAACTCCGGGACGAAACGTTCCATTCGTAACTGATCTTCCCGACCGTCGCTCCATGCGCTGTATCATGCCGTTGTAAGCCATGATGACGTGGTGGTTCATGGCCTCGACGACGTCGTGCAATGGTTCATGTTTCCAGTGGGCGATCCCGGCACCGGAGGCGTCCAACGCCATGCGAAATGGTTCGGTCCCGAGCACGCGGGCCATCTCTGCATCGGCACGACGCCCGTCGGCAATCGGAACGTTGCTCGCGCGCGCCTCAGATGCGGCCGAAAGATTCTTCGAAACATCGGACAAGATTGGCTTGCTCATGCCGGTGCATTGTTCGCTTTGGGGGGAGGCCATGCGCTCGCTCGGCGCCGGCTGTCTGTGGGCCGGTACGAGGCCGTTGCTTCTTGTCTGCCCGTATTGGTCCGGTACACGCCGCGTTCTAGGCGCGTAGAA is from Bradyrhizobium sp. ISRA430 and encodes:
- a CDS encoding MBL fold metallo-hydrolase yields the protein MNQTIRNTQQETNVSLDTAVRSKPDELVPSRYALKVGEIDVLVVSDGVLPLPTKMLGHNADPAVRAAWLKDMFLPQDAFDWALNAVLVRSGGRTILIDAGLGGDPDLHLPRAGQLIKRLDAAGIDLASVTDVVLTHMHMDHVGGLLVDGVKDRLRPDLQIHVAAAEVKFWESPDFSRTSMPPGFPDALRSAAKRFVKEYHNQLRQFDEEHEVAPGVVVRRTGGHTPGHSVVRLASGGDALTFAGDAVFTVGFDQPDWHNGFEHDPEEAARVRVRLLRELAETGEMLVATHLPFPSVGRVAVDGDAYRWVPVFWDY
- a CDS encoding SDR family oxidoreductase codes for the protein MKSEKVVIVTGGSSGIGRAAALRFAGQGDKVLVTGRRPGPVEETIAEHANIAGLVADVASAEDARRTIAKAVDTWGKVDALVNNAGAGAILPLADATADRIMDIFSVNVVGPSLLAAAALPHLKATRGTIINVSSTFGHKPAAGLSHYAASKAALEHLTHCWALELAPIGIRVNAVAAGPTESGALTGMMGLSLEQAAAIKEQERARIPLGRRGVPDDVAEWIVRLASPASEWMTGQVVAIDGGLGLS
- a CDS encoding NAD(P)/FAD-dependent oxidoreductase, whose translation is MRLVIIGAGFAGMYAALSAARLRDIRGASPEELEIAMVAPEPTLVVRPRLYEAKPETLTAPLQDVLRAIDVVYVQGSAETINTKSRTVEIVTAKGTKKSLSYDRVVVATGSRLFRPNIPGLAEHGFSVDQLDDAIALDRHLHSLADRPARNGRDTVVVAGGGFTGIETATEMPARLRAILGKEAKTRVIVVDRNSVIAPDMGEGPRPIIEQAMRKLGVEIRLGAGVAELDKSGVTLSNGERIECATVIWAAGMRAAPLTAQIPAERDNFGRLLVDRDLRVLSVPGVFATGDAARAACDEVGNYALMSCQHATRMGAFAGNNAAAELLGVPTKPYHQKAYVTCLDLGEAGALFTRGWDRKVEMVGDVAKKTKQEINTVWIYPPRAERAAALASADPERVTDL
- a CDS encoding alpha/beta hydrolase — encoded protein: MTSVTTKDGVEIFYKDWGPKSAQPIVFHHGWPLSSDDWETQMLFFVGKGYRVIAHDRRGHGRSSQPSDGHDMDHYAADAAAVVEHLDLRNTIHVGHSTGGGEAARYVARYGRDRVAKLVLIGAVPPLMVKTEANPGGLPIEVFNNLRAQLAANRAQFYFGFASGPFYGYNRPGTEASQAVIWNWWRQGMMGSAKAHHDGIKAFSETDFTEDLKNINVPTLVLHGGDDQIVPVADSAPLSAKLLKRSILKIYDLLPHGLCTTHANIINAELLSFISA
- a CDS encoding AraC family transcriptional regulator, whose translation is MSKPILSDVSKNLSAASEARASNVPIADGRRADAEMARVLGTEPFRMALDASGAGIAHWKHEPLHDVVEAMNHHVIMAYNGMIQRMERRSGRSVTNGTFRPGVVIIIPEGSSSRWDIPKPVDVVQLYLPHATLKRVANEADIATPIDLMERTAHPDPFTSRLLLSAADVIDGNGALDTLFRHQLTDLLATRLLVAHAGSPTTFQPTIGGLSPKVLLRAIERLRSDSDADVSLDALASDAGLSRFHFCRAFKESTGLSPHAWLRQYRLEQAMNMLRDPDASVVSVAAALGYGSQTAFAAAFKRLTGETPSNWRRRSR